Proteins from a genomic interval of Caulobacter rhizosphaerae:
- a CDS encoding YitT family protein, whose translation MNTPPATARHTPIEDVHALLIGSSFIAVGLTLLKAAGLTTGGMAGVALILSYLTHWPVGVLFFLLNIPFYVLAQRTLGWMFTGKTLVTNLLLAGLALGMPAWLKITTVDPVFAAIFGGTILGMGILALARHKSSVGGIGVLALWLHEKRGISAGKVQMASDCLIVAAAFAVISWDKLLLSILSAVALSAVIIANHKPGRYEGY comes from the coding sequence ATGAACACGCCGCCCGCCACCGCCCGCCACACCCCGATCGAGGACGTCCACGCCCTGCTGATCGGCTCCAGCTTCATCGCCGTGGGCCTGACCCTGCTGAAGGCGGCCGGCCTGACCACGGGCGGGATGGCGGGCGTGGCCCTGATCCTCTCCTATCTGACCCACTGGCCGGTCGGGGTGCTGTTCTTCCTGCTGAACATCCCGTTCTACGTGCTGGCCCAGCGCACCCTGGGCTGGATGTTCACCGGCAAGACTCTGGTCACCAACCTGCTGCTGGCCGGCCTGGCCCTGGGCATGCCGGCCTGGCTGAAGATCACGACGGTCGATCCGGTCTTCGCAGCGATCTTCGGCGGCACGATCCTGGGCATGGGCATCCTGGCCCTGGCGCGGCACAAGTCCAGCGTCGGCGGGATCGGGGTGCTGGCTCTGTGGCTCCACGAAAAGCGCGGGATCAGCGCGGGCAAGGTGCAGATGGCCTCCGACTGCCTGATCGTGGCCGCGGCCTTCGCCGTGATCAGCTGGGACAAGCTGCTGCTGTCGATCCTCTCGGCGGTGGCGCTGAGCGCGGTGATCATCGCCAACCACAAGCCGGGACGATACGAGGGCTACTAG
- a CDS encoding glycosyltransferase family 4 protein, which produces MSILPDDFTLLQVTPELETGGAEQTTIDVAHGVIAQGGKALVATKGGRMAARLEADGGRLAQMPAQSKNPLIMLGNAARMIDLIRREKVSLVHARSRAPAFSALWAAHATKVPFVATYHGVYNARSNLKRWYNAVMTKGDLVIANSEYTRAHVIAEHGVPADRVVAIPRGVDLTRFEPGLVSAERVKTLRDAWGVQTEDRRLKVLLAGRLTRWKGQALVIEAMARLKAISDTRILLLLVGDDQGRKAYRAELEHMIAQAGLQDSVRLVGHCDDMPAAYLVADLAIAPSLEPEAFGRTAVEPQVMGKPVMAADHGAARETVVNGETGWLVKPGDPEAWAEALSNACESGAARRQVMGMAARARARKLYSVDAMVEATLKVYARVLETKR; this is translated from the coding sequence GTGTCCATCCTCCCCGACGATTTCACGCTTTTGCAGGTGACCCCGGAACTGGAAACCGGCGGCGCCGAGCAGACGACCATCGACGTGGCCCACGGCGTGATCGCCCAGGGCGGCAAGGCCCTGGTCGCCACCAAGGGCGGCCGCATGGCCGCGCGGCTGGAGGCCGACGGCGGCCGCCTGGCCCAGATGCCGGCCCAGTCGAAGAACCCGCTGATCATGCTGGGCAACGCCGCGCGGATGATCGACCTGATCCGGCGCGAAAAGGTGAGCCTGGTCCACGCCCGTTCGCGCGCCCCGGCCTTCAGCGCCCTGTGGGCCGCCCACGCCACCAAGGTGCCGTTCGTGGCCACCTATCACGGCGTCTACAACGCCAGATCCAACCTCAAGCGCTGGTACAACGCGGTGATGACCAAGGGCGACCTGGTGATCGCCAATTCGGAATATACCCGCGCCCATGTGATCGCCGAGCATGGCGTTCCCGCCGACCGGGTGGTGGCCATCCCGCGCGGCGTCGACCTGACCCGCTTCGAGCCCGGCCTGGTCTCGGCCGAGCGGGTCAAGACGCTGCGCGACGCCTGGGGCGTCCAGACCGAGGACCGACGGCTGAAGGTGCTGCTGGCCGGCCGCCTGACCCGGTGGAAGGGCCAGGCCCTGGTCATCGAGGCCATGGCGCGGCTGAAGGCGATCTCCGACACCCGCATCCTGCTGCTGCTGGTCGGCGACGACCAGGGCCGCAAGGCCTATCGCGCGGAGCTGGAGCACATGATCGCCCAGGCCGGGCTGCAGGACAGCGTCAGGCTGGTCGGCCACTGCGACGACATGCCGGCCGCCTATCTGGTGGCGGACCTGGCCATCGCCCCTTCGCTGGAGCCGGAAGCTTTTGGTCGCACCGCGGTCGAGCCGCAAGTGATGGGCAAGCCGGTGATGGCCGCCGACCACGGGGCGGCGCGCGAGACCGTGGTCAACGGCGAGACGGGCTGGCTGGTCAAGCCCGGCGACCCCGAGGCCTGGGCCGAAGCCCTGTCCAACGCCTGCGAGTCGGGGGCGGCCCGGCGCCAGGTCATGGGCATGGCCGCTCGCGCGCGGGCCCGGAAACTCTATTCGGTTGACGCGATGGTCGAAGCAACGCTCAAGGTCTACGCACGGGTTCTGGAGACGAAGCGTTGA
- a CDS encoding alpha/beta fold hydrolase, translating into MTDSLQHLVRNDNLRLAYRVVHGSQPTVVWLGGFHSDMTGTKAQVLADQARATGGGYIRFDYFGHGESDGAFEDGTITRWREDALAVIDALTEGPLVLVGSSMGGWLACLAAIARPDRVKALVLVAPAPDFTEKLMAPELSEEAKAAIARDGRWVRPSEYDDGGYPITRALLEDGARWSILPGPVPIEVPVRVLQGGADPDVPWTHALELANALNADDVVFTLVKDGDHRLSRPQDLERLIAAVAEARGLAEPVEDDPVARRLARAARARAAGQAPATAWAAADMGPDEE; encoded by the coding sequence ATGACCGATTCCCTTCAGCACCTCGTTCGCAACGACAATCTGCGGTTGGCGTACCGCGTCGTCCATGGATCCCAACCCACGGTCGTGTGGCTGGGCGGGTTCCACTCCGACATGACCGGGACCAAGGCCCAGGTTCTGGCCGACCAGGCGCGGGCGACCGGCGGCGGCTATATCCGCTTCGACTATTTCGGCCACGGCGAGTCGGACGGCGCCTTCGAGGACGGCACGATCACCCGCTGGCGCGAGGACGCCCTGGCGGTGATCGACGCGCTGACCGAGGGACCACTGGTGCTGGTGGGCTCGTCGATGGGCGGCTGGCTGGCCTGCCTGGCGGCCATCGCCCGGCCCGACCGGGTCAAAGCCCTGGTGCTGGTCGCCCCCGCGCCGGACTTCACCGAGAAGCTGATGGCGCCGGAACTGTCGGAAGAAGCGAAAGCGGCGATCGCCCGCGACGGCCGCTGGGTCCGGCCGTCCGAGTACGACGACGGCGGCTATCCGATCACGCGCGCGTTGCTGGAGGATGGAGCGCGCTGGTCGATCCTGCCAGGGCCCGTGCCAATCGAGGTTCCGGTGCGGGTGCTGCAGGGCGGCGCCGATCCCGACGTGCCCTGGACTCACGCCCTGGAGCTGGCCAACGCCCTGAACGCCGACGATGTGGTCTTCACACTGGTCAAGGACGGCGACCACCGGCTGTCCCGGCCGCAGGACCTGGAACGGCTGATCGCGGCGGTGGCCGAGGCGCGGGGGCTGGCAGAGCCCGTCGAAGACGATCCGGTGGCCCGCCGGTTGGCTCGGGCCGCCCGGGCCCGCGCGGCGGGCCAGGCGCCCGCGACCGCGTGGGCGGCGGCCGACATGGGGCCGGACGAGGAATAG
- a CDS encoding SDR family oxidoreductase: MRLFVFGLGYVGQAFAEALMARGWSVAATARDAERAAEMRALGIEPVDADDRAAMTAALTGVNAVLVTAPPTAEGCPGLEATIPALAAAEAFPDWIGYLSTTGVYGDFEGRWVFESSPLKAQSVEGARRVGAERDWRQVGRGMGLTVATFRLPGIYGPGRSALDRLRAGEGRRIVKPGQVFSRIHLEDIVSGLLASLDKPRAGGVYNLVDDEPAPPQDVMEHAASLLGVPVPPDLPFNELGLSPATRRFYAENKRVSNALAKAELGWRPKYPTYREGLAAILAAGR, encoded by the coding sequence TTGCGTCTGTTCGTGTTCGGATTGGGCTATGTCGGCCAGGCCTTCGCCGAGGCGCTGATGGCCAGGGGCTGGAGCGTTGCGGCGACGGCGCGCGACGCCGAGCGCGCCGCGGAAATGCGCGCCCTGGGGATCGAGCCCGTGGACGCCGACGACCGCGCCGCCATGACCGCCGCCCTGACCGGCGTCAACGCCGTGCTGGTCACCGCCCCGCCCACCGCCGAGGGCTGCCCGGGCCTTGAGGCGACGATCCCCGCCTTGGCGGCGGCGGAGGCCTTTCCCGACTGGATCGGCTACCTGTCGACCACCGGCGTCTATGGCGACTTCGAGGGCCGCTGGGTGTTCGAGAGCTCGCCCCTGAAGGCCCAGTCGGTCGAGGGCGCCCGCCGCGTCGGCGCCGAGCGCGACTGGCGCCAGGTAGGGCGCGGCATGGGGCTGACGGTGGCCACCTTCCGCCTGCCCGGCATCTACGGTCCCGGCCGCAGCGCCCTGGACCGCCTGCGGGCCGGCGAGGGCCGCCGCATCGTCAAGCCGGGCCAAGTGTTCAGCCGCATCCACCTTGAGGACATCGTCTCGGGTCTGCTGGCCTCGCTGGACAAGCCCCGGGCCGGCGGCGTCTACAACCTGGTCGATGACGAACCCGCCCCGCCCCAGGACGTGATGGAGCACGCCGCCAGCCTGCTGGGCGTTCCCGTGCCGCCCGACCTGCCGTTCAACGAACTGGGCCTTTCGCCCGCCACCCGGCGCTTCTACGCCGAGAACAAGCGCGTCTCGAACGCCCTGGCCAAGGCCGAGCTGGGCTGGCGGCCGAAGTATCCGACGTATCGGGAGGGCTTGGCGGCGATTTTGGCGGCGGGCCGTTAG
- a CDS encoding glycosyltransferase family 9 protein, which translates to MSKEIKKVLVIKLGALGDFVLALAAMKKIREAHPRAKITLLTTPPFEALAKLSPYFNNVETDGRPSDFGELTAMLSRLRQARYDRVYDLQTNSRTNWYFQALRPFPPQWSGIAAGCALPQRGKARYHMHTLERQADQLKQAGIWPDAPTAPGAAPAPDLSWILRRTKETRPVASAAAPRPYVLLVPGGSAHRPEKRWPTESYAQLAALLKARGLDIVIIGGPQESAMARQIQKTVGQARDLTGRTDFAQLAVLGAKAVLAVGNDTGPTHLLAAAGAPTIALFSDASDPELCGPRGHVTVIRSPDLKALPVSTVASAAIALLPR; encoded by the coding sequence TTGAGCAAGGAAATCAAGAAGGTCCTGGTGATCAAACTAGGCGCCCTCGGCGATTTCGTTCTGGCCCTGGCGGCGATGAAGAAGATCCGCGAAGCCCATCCGCGCGCCAAGATCACCCTGCTGACCACCCCGCCCTTCGAAGCCCTGGCCAAGCTGTCCCCCTACTTCAACAATGTCGAGACCGACGGTCGGCCCAGCGACTTCGGCGAACTGACCGCCATGCTGAGCCGGCTGCGCCAGGCCCGCTACGACCGCGTCTACGACCTGCAGACCAACAGCCGCACCAACTGGTACTTCCAGGCCCTGCGGCCGTTCCCGCCGCAATGGTCGGGCATCGCGGCCGGCTGCGCCCTGCCCCAGCGCGGCAAGGCGCGCTACCACATGCACACCCTGGAACGGCAGGCCGACCAGCTGAAGCAGGCTGGCATCTGGCCCGACGCCCCCACCGCGCCGGGCGCCGCCCCTGCCCCGGACCTGTCCTGGATCCTGCGCCGCACCAAGGAGACGCGCCCCGTGGCCAGCGCCGCGGCTCCGCGTCCCTATGTGCTGCTGGTGCCCGGCGGTTCGGCCCACCGCCCCGAGAAGCGCTGGCCGACAGAAAGCTACGCCCAGCTCGCCGCCCTGCTGAAGGCGCGGGGCCTGGACATCGTGATCATCGGCGGCCCGCAGGAAAGCGCCATGGCCCGGCAGATCCAGAAGACCGTGGGCCAGGCCCGCGACCTGACCGGCCGCACCGACTTCGCCCAGCTGGCCGTGCTGGGCGCCAAGGCGGTCCTGGCCGTCGGCAACGACACCGGCCCGACCCACCTGCTGGCGGCGGCCGGCGCCCCGACTATCGCCCTGTTCTCCGACGCCTCGGACCCGGAGCTGTGCGGCCCCCGCGGCCACGTGACGGTGATCCGCTCGCCGGACCTGAAGGCCCTGCCGGTCAGCACCGTGGCCAGCGCGGCGATCGCGCTGCTGCCGCGCTGA
- the infC gene encoding translation initiation factor IF-3 yields the protein MQTPPVKDGPRINEDIRVPRVLLIDQNGEKQGEMPISAALEAAEEAGLDLVEIVPNANPPVCKILDYGKFKFQEQKKKNEARKRQKIVELKEIKLRPNIDIHDYDVKAKSMHRFFEEGDKVKVTLRFRGREMAHPELGMKLLLKVKADFEEVAKVEYEPRMEGRQMIMILAPR from the coding sequence ATGCAAACGCCGCCCGTCAAGGATGGTCCGCGTATCAACGAAGACATTCGGGTCCCCCGCGTCCTGCTGATCGACCAGAACGGCGAGAAGCAAGGCGAGATGCCGATTTCCGCCGCCCTGGAAGCGGCCGAGGAAGCCGGCCTGGACCTGGTCGAGATCGTGCCGAACGCGAACCCTCCAGTCTGCAAGATCCTGGACTACGGCAAGTTCAAGTTCCAGGAGCAGAAGAAGAAGAACGAGGCTCGCAAGCGGCAGAAGATCGTCGAGCTCAAGGAAATCAAGCTGCGCCCCAACATCGACATTCACGACTACGACGTGAAGGCCAAGTCGATGCACCGGTTCTTCGAGGAAGGCGACAAGGTCAAGGTGACCCTGCGTTTCCGGGGCCGGGAAATGGCGCACCCCGAACTGGGTATGAAGCTCCTGCTCAAGGTCAAGGCCGACTTCGAAGAAGTGGCCAAGGTCGAGTACGAGCCGCGCATGGAAGGCCGCCAGATGATCATGATCCTGGCCCCGCGCTAA
- a CDS encoding type II toxin-antitoxin system RelE/ParE family toxin, translating into MAAAGQIQRIVTVVGRLSDFPNIGRPGRRGGARELVVPGGPFIVAYKVRGEEIEVLRVFHGSRRWPDSL; encoded by the coding sequence ATTGCAGCGGCGGGTCAGATCCAGCGGATCGTCACGGTTGTCGGGCGACTTAGCGACTTTCCCAACATTGGTCGGCCGGGGCGCCGCGGTGGCGCGCGCGAACTCGTTGTTCCTGGAGGCCCCTTCATCGTCGCGTACAAGGTCCGTGGCGAGGAGATCGAGGTTCTCAGGGTCTTCCATGGCTCTCGCCGCTGGCCGGATAGCCTCTAA
- a CDS encoding DUF885 domain-containing protein — translation MSKRVLLGLAIALALNGAAVAATPKADAASASERLAQAVKAYEASGAGEDDGEGGADDASRFRFPPVGPKADADRKALLASARQSLNGVDLSALTANQRLTHAILKWSLDERLEGLSFDEARMPFSTDGGFDVILLYRANGMRLKSEAEARQWIALLAQTPDWYAANIANARRGVATGFVQAVPTAQAVLDRARRTAATPLADDPLLVPLRNLPASLPAERRVALLAEGTRMVTDKVAPARAGFVTFMETEYVPHAARSLAVSDLPEGQRYYAFLVRRHTTTILTADQVHALGQSEVARIRARMEVVMKQAGFQGDLPAFIAYLRKDPRFYATSRQQLLEKASEIAKRADDQLPAHFGTLPRLTYGVRPVPASIEQGYTTGRYFGGDPKTGRAGGLMINTSALDQRPLYELPALVLHEGAPGHHIQTSLAQEQTGVPDFRKTIYFNAYGEGWGLYSEWLGEEMGLYRDPYELFGRLSYEMWRACRLVADTGIHAKHWTIDQAKACFLDNTALSPTNIDVEVARYVSWPGQALAYKVGELKILELRHRAEAALGDRFDERAFHDAVLLNGSLPLAVLEAKIDAWIAERRKG, via the coding sequence ATGTCCAAGCGCGTCCTTCTGGGCCTCGCCATCGCCCTGGCCCTGAACGGCGCCGCCGTGGCCGCGACGCCCAAGGCCGACGCCGCGAGCGCGTCCGAGCGCCTGGCCCAGGCGGTCAAGGCCTACGAGGCGTCCGGCGCGGGCGAGGATGACGGCGAGGGCGGGGCTGACGACGCTTCGCGCTTCAGGTTCCCGCCGGTCGGGCCCAAGGCCGACGCCGACCGCAAGGCTCTGCTGGCCTCGGCCCGCCAGTCCCTGAACGGCGTCGACCTGTCCGCCCTGACGGCGAACCAGCGGCTGACCCACGCCATCCTGAAATGGAGCCTGGACGAGCGGCTGGAAGGCCTGTCATTCGACGAGGCCCGGATGCCGTTCAGCACCGACGGCGGCTTCGACGTCATCCTGCTGTACCGCGCCAACGGCATGCGGCTGAAGTCCGAGGCCGAGGCCCGGCAATGGATCGCCCTGCTGGCCCAGACGCCCGATTGGTACGCCGCCAACATCGCCAACGCCCGGCGCGGGGTGGCGACCGGCTTCGTCCAGGCTGTCCCCACCGCCCAGGCCGTGCTGGACCGGGCCCGGCGCACGGCCGCCACGCCCCTGGCGGATGATCCGCTCCTGGTCCCGCTGCGCAACCTGCCGGCCAGCCTTCCCGCCGAGCGCAGGGTCGCCCTGCTGGCCGAGGGAACCCGGATGGTGACCGACAAGGTCGCCCCGGCCCGCGCCGGCTTCGTGACCTTCATGGAGACCGAATACGTTCCCCACGCCGCCAGGAGCCTGGCGGTGTCGGACCTGCCCGAGGGCCAGCGCTACTACGCCTTCCTGGTGCGCCGCCACACGACCACGATCCTGACCGCCGACCAAGTCCACGCCCTGGGCCAGTCGGAGGTGGCGCGCATCCGGGCGCGGATGGAGGTCGTGATGAAGCAGGCCGGCTTCCAGGGCGACCTGCCGGCCTTCATCGCCTATCTGCGCAAGGATCCGCGCTTCTACGCCACCAGCCGCCAGCAACTGCTGGAAAAGGCCAGCGAGATCGCCAAACGGGCCGACGACCAGTTGCCCGCCCACTTCGGGACCCTGCCGCGCCTGACCTACGGCGTGCGGCCCGTGCCGGCCAGCATCGAGCAGGGCTACACCACCGGCCGCTATTTCGGCGGCGACCCCAAGACCGGCCGGGCCGGCGGCCTGATGATCAACACCTCGGCCCTGGACCAGCGGCCGCTCTACGAACTGCCCGCCCTGGTGCTGCACGAGGGCGCGCCGGGCCACCACATCCAGACCTCGCTAGCTCAGGAACAGACCGGCGTTCCGGACTTCCGCAAGACCATCTATTTCAACGCCTATGGCGAAGGGTGGGGCCTCTATTCCGAATGGCTGGGCGAGGAAATGGGGCTCTATCGCGACCCCTATGAGCTGTTCGGCCGGCTGTCCTACGAGATGTGGCGCGCCTGCCGGCTGGTGGCCGACACCGGGATCCACGCCAAGCACTGGACGATCGACCAGGCCAAGGCCTGCTTCCTCGACAACACCGCCCTGTCGCCGACCAATATCGACGTCGAGGTGGCCCGCTACGTCTCCTGGCCCGGCCAGGCCCTGGCCTACAAGGTGGGCGAGTTGAAGATCCTGGAGCTGCGCCACCGGGCCGAGGCGGCGTTGGGCGACCGCTTCGACGAGCGCGCCTTCCACGACGCGGTGCTGCTGAACGGCTCGTTGCCGCTGGCGGTGCTGGAGGCGAAGATCGACGCTTGGATCGCCGAGCGGCGGAAGGGGTAG